One part of the Flavobacterium johnsoniae UW101 genome encodes these proteins:
- a CDS encoding glycoside hydrolase family 95 protein: MGLKIKITAICFGIFSLTATAQSDLKLWYDKPASIWNEALPLGNGRLGAMVFGDPAVERLQLNEETIWAGSPNGNAHNKSIKALPIVRQLIFDGKFDEAQDLATQDIMSQTNDGMPYQTFGSVYISFAGHQKYADYYRDLDISNATAKVKYKVNGVEFTREILTAFSDQVIVVKLSASQPGQITCNVFMNSPIDKTVASTEGNQIILSGVGTNFEGVKGKVKFQGRLTAKNKGGEIDASNGVLSINKADEVTLYISIATNFKNYQDISGDEIAKSKDYLAKAEVKDFETIKKAHVDYYQKFFNRVSLNLGSNDLVKKPTNERIRDFSKQFDPQLASLYFQFGRYLLISSSQPGGQPANLQGIWNDMVTPPWDSKYTTNINAEMNYWPAQVTNLQEMHEPFVQMAKELAVTGAETAKTMYNASGWVLHHNTDIWRVTAPVDSAASGMWPTGGAWVCQDLWERYLYTGDKKYLVEIYPIMKGAADFFLDFMVIDPNTKYLVVVPSSSPENTHAGGTGKATIASGTTMDNQLVFDLFTHVIEASALVSPDVAYAKKVSDALAKMPPMKIGKYNQLQEWQDDWDNPKDNHRHVSHLYGLYPSNQISAIKTPELFEAAKQSLIYRTDESTGWSMGWKVNLWARLLDGNHAYKLIQDQLHLVTADQRKGGGTYPNMLDAHQPFQIDGNFGCTAGFAEMLMQSQEEAIHLLPALPTVWKDGSIKGLVARGGFVIDMTWKNNKVSELKIYSKIGGNCRLKVENTLKGSSLKKAKGKNPNPLFYDVEVKKPIISKEAKLPKVQLPTYNIYDVNMKAGQTYTFSGN, translated from the coding sequence ATGGGATTGAAAATTAAAATAACTGCGATTTGTTTTGGAATTTTTTCCTTGACAGCAACAGCACAAAGTGACCTAAAATTATGGTACGATAAACCCGCATCCATCTGGAACGAAGCTCTACCTTTAGGTAACGGACGTTTGGGCGCAATGGTTTTTGGAGATCCAGCGGTAGAACGTTTGCAATTGAACGAAGAAACGATTTGGGCAGGTTCTCCAAACGGCAATGCACATAATAAATCTATTAAAGCACTTCCAATTGTTCGTCAGTTAATTTTTGACGGAAAATTTGATGAAGCGCAGGATTTGGCAACGCAGGATATTATGTCGCAAACCAATGACGGTATGCCGTATCAGACTTTCGGAAGCGTTTATATTTCATTCGCAGGACATCAAAAATATGCGGATTATTATCGTGATTTAGATATCAGCAATGCTACGGCAAAAGTAAAATACAAAGTAAATGGCGTTGAATTTACAAGAGAAATTCTAACTGCATTTTCAGATCAGGTTATTGTGGTGAAACTTTCTGCTAGTCAGCCGGGACAGATTACTTGTAATGTTTTCATGAACAGTCCAATTGATAAAACGGTGGCTTCGACAGAAGGAAACCAGATTATACTTTCAGGAGTTGGAACTAATTTTGAAGGCGTAAAAGGAAAAGTAAAATTTCAAGGCCGATTAACGGCTAAAAACAAAGGCGGTGAAATCGATGCCAGCAACGGTGTTTTAAGTATCAACAAAGCCGATGAAGTGACTTTGTACATTTCGATTGCAACCAATTTCAAAAATTATCAGGATATTTCAGGAGATGAAATTGCAAAAAGCAAAGATTATTTGGCTAAAGCCGAAGTAAAAGATTTTGAAACGATTAAGAAAGCCCACGTTGATTATTACCAGAAATTCTTCAACAGAGTTTCTTTAAATTTAGGTTCAAATGATTTGGTTAAGAAACCCACAAACGAAAGAATCCGAGATTTCTCTAAACAATTTGATCCGCAATTGGCGAGTTTGTATTTCCAGTTTGGACGTTATCTTTTAATTTCAAGTTCGCAACCAGGTGGTCAGCCAGCCAATTTGCAAGGAATCTGGAACGATATGGTCACACCGCCTTGGGATAGTAAATACACAACAAACATCAATGCCGAAATGAATTATTGGCCGGCACAAGTAACCAATTTGCAGGAAATGCATGAGCCTTTTGTGCAAATGGCAAAAGAGTTAGCGGTAACTGGTGCAGAAACTGCCAAAACAATGTACAATGCCAGCGGTTGGGTTTTACATCACAACACTGATATTTGGCGTGTTACAGCTCCGGTAGATTCAGCTGCGTCGGGAATGTGGCCGACAGGTGGCGCTTGGGTTTGTCAGGATTTATGGGAAAGATATTTATATACAGGAGACAAAAAGTATTTAGTAGAAATTTATCCAATCATGAAAGGTGCGGCCGATTTCTTTTTGGATTTTATGGTTATTGATCCTAATACAAAATATTTAGTTGTTGTTCCTTCGAGTTCTCCTGAAAACACACACGCAGGCGGAACAGGAAAAGCAACAATTGCATCAGGAACAACAATGGATAATCAGCTGGTTTTTGATTTGTTTACACATGTTATCGAAGCTTCGGCTTTGGTTTCGCCAGATGTGGCTTATGCCAAAAAAGTGAGCGATGCTTTAGCTAAAATGCCTCCAATGAAAATTGGGAAATACAATCAGTTGCAGGAATGGCAGGACGATTGGGATAACCCAAAAGACAATCACAGACACGTTTCGCATTTGTACGGATTGTATCCAAGTAATCAGATTTCAGCAATTAAAACACCTGAATTATTTGAAGCTGCTAAACAATCCTTGATTTACAGAACAGACGAATCTACTGGCTGGTCAATGGGGTGGAAAGTGAATTTGTGGGCGAGATTATTAGACGGAAATCACGCTTATAAATTGATTCAGGATCAATTGCATTTGGTAACAGCGGATCAGAGAAAAGGTGGCGGAACGTATCCGAATATGTTAGACGCGCATCAGCCTTTTCAAATCGATGGAAATTTTGGATGTACAGCCGGTTTTGCTGAAATGCTGATGCAGAGTCAGGAAGAGGCGATTCATTTATTGCCAGCTTTGCCAACTGTATGGAAAGACGGAAGTATTAAAGGTTTGGTGGCCAGAGGCGGATTTGTAATTGATATGACTTGGAAAAACAATAAAGTTTCGGAGTTAAAAATCTATTCGAAAATTGGAGGAAACTGTAGATTAAAAGTAGAAAATACTTTAAAAGGTTCTTCGCTTAAAAAAGCAAAAGGAAAGAATCCGAATCCCTTGTTTTACGATGTAGAAGTAAAGAAACCAATTATTTCTAAAGAAGCAAAATTGCCTAAAGTACAATTGCCAACTTACAATATTTACGATGTGAATATGAAAGCAGGGCAGACTTATACTTTTTCGGGGAATTAA
- a CDS encoding acetylxylan esterase has product MKKIKYIFLVSIFALTFANAQSTSDTNFRKPVSETLKKIETLFSVTINDDRGLLKGKELDYSDWRIEPGNLPLSLTNILAPFELMYFKQPDGTYIIRKYENHKVSVDKGKERLFYLESLYSTKEEWEKRKTELKACMIESFGLDKAPPTPKSKPLLTPKRIYKDYSVENIALEILPGVYATGSIYKPYPLNKKAAVILTPDGHFGDGRYRKDEQYRCAMMAKMGAIVVGYDLFAWGESLLQFPEETHRNSIASTVQVLTGIRLLDYLATVKDADMTRVGVTGGSGGGSHTMFLAAIDDRVKVSAPVVMVSSHFSGGCPCESGRGIHLCGNGTNNAEISAMMAPKPQLIVSDGKDWTLAVPELEFPFIQRTYELYGKKDLVENAHFGKEGHDFGISKRMALYPFMAKYLNLDLDKVKNDKGEIDESTCVIEPKEKLFVFGDKGEKLPKNALKDINKLYEMFGEKNLKVYEVKK; this is encoded by the coding sequence ATGAAAAAAATAAAATACATCTTCTTAGTTTCCATTTTTGCTTTGACATTTGCCAATGCGCAAAGCACTTCTGATACTAATTTTAGAAAGCCAGTATCAGAAACATTGAAAAAAATAGAAACTCTTTTTAGTGTAACGATCAACGACGACAGAGGTTTATTAAAAGGAAAAGAACTGGATTATTCCGATTGGAGAATTGAACCTGGAAATCTGCCACTTTCGCTGACTAATATTCTAGCGCCGTTTGAATTGATGTATTTTAAACAACCCGATGGAACCTACATCATACGCAAGTATGAAAACCATAAAGTTTCGGTAGATAAAGGAAAGGAACGCTTGTTTTACTTAGAAAGCCTTTACTCAACCAAGGAAGAATGGGAAAAACGTAAAACGGAGTTAAAAGCTTGTATGATTGAATCATTTGGTTTGGATAAGGCGCCCCCTACACCAAAGTCTAAACCACTTTTAACTCCAAAAAGAATTTATAAAGATTACAGTGTCGAAAATATTGCATTGGAAATTTTGCCTGGTGTTTATGCGACAGGATCGATTTACAAACCATATCCGTTAAATAAAAAAGCAGCTGTTATTTTAACTCCTGACGGACATTTTGGCGACGGAAGATATAGAAAAGACGAACAATATCGTTGTGCAATGATGGCAAAAATGGGCGCAATTGTGGTAGGTTACGATTTATTTGCTTGGGGAGAATCGTTACTACAATTTCCAGAAGAAACACATAGAAACAGCATTGCATCTACGGTTCAGGTTTTAACTGGAATTCGTTTATTGGATTATTTGGCAACAGTTAAGGATGCTGATATGACAAGAGTTGGCGTTACTGGAGGTTCTGGTGGAGGATCGCACACGATGTTTTTAGCCGCAATTGATGACAGAGTAAAAGTTTCAGCTCCAGTTGTAATGGTTTCTTCTCATTTCTCAGGCGGTTGTCCATGCGAAAGTGGTCGTGGAATTCACCTTTGTGGAAACGGAACAAACAACGCCGAAATCTCTGCAATGATGGCGCCAAAACCACAATTGATTGTTTCTGATGGAAAAGACTGGACTTTGGCAGTTCCGGAATTGGAATTTCCTTTTATCCAAAGAACGTATGAATTATACGGAAAGAAAGATTTAGTCGAAAATGCACATTTTGGAAAAGAAGGCCATGATTTCGGAATCTCGAAACGTATGGCTTTGTATCCGTTTATGGCGAAATATTTAAATCTAGATTTGGATAAAGTGAAGAACGACAAAGGCGAAATCGACGAATCGACTTGTGTAATTGAACCAAAAGAAAAGTTGTTTGTTTTTGGAGATAAAGGTGAAAAACTGCCGAAAAACGCTTTGAAAGACATCAACAAATTATATGAAATGTTTGGAGAAAAAAATCTGAAAGTTTACGAGGTTAAGAAGTAA
- a CDS encoding glycoside hydrolase family 78 protein, with translation MKNFKNILLGLSFLITFISNGQILPVRLTTEMAENPLAVIENQPKFSWQLISKESDVSQVAYLILVASSEEKLNNDDGDIWNSGRVNTDKNLHIVYSGKPLKSETKYFWKVKVWNQLGKISKWSKTASFRTASLESDLNPIWIGAITKADSHLPEGRNYHTATFNREKKMSFINASDSLARRSIMLRKPFEVEKAVKEAVVYISGLGHYELTINGKKVGNSQFAPLWTDYDKTVNYNVYELSAKEFQKGDNVIGVLLGNGMYNTLAERYTKFFVSFGPPTLFFKMKIKYNDGSEEIIKSDRTWKYSKSPITYNSIFGGEDYNANLEQKDWNRKGFKDRDWKKVVIQEAPKGILRPQTAPPVTIQKQYEVKTVKELKPNFYVFDMGQNLSGFPTIKVKGKRGQTIRVWVAEGLNEEGTIAQGRSGKPYYYDYTLKGKDVEEWTPKFSFYGYQYVQIENINYKEDKNKEFPTLVDLKSNFIYNSAGEAGSFACSNEIFNKTHELINNSIKSNFQSVFTDCPQREKLGWLEEIQLNGPSLMFNYNLQTFLPATMQNISDSQRENGLIPTIVPEYVIFGGDFTDSPEWGVTGVILPWMYYEYYGDASLLEKYFPVMKNYVDYLGTKATNHIVSHGLGDWYDYGTHPAGYSKNSPIALSATSHYYYGAFLVAKASKLLGKTEDFEKYNTLASEIKTAFNAAFFNEETKQYGTSSQFSNAVPIFMDIVEPQYKEAVMQNLLADIKEKGDRLTTGDVGNRYLFQTLARNGENETMYRMHNHYDAPGYGFQIKFGLTTLTEQWDPRKGNSWNHFMLGQIEEWFYQSLAGIMSDPEKPGFKHFFIQPEVVGDMTFAKADYQSVYGKIASSWEKKDGKFILTVQIPVNTTATIKLPVAKNSEIKMDGKRVRAGFDEKAQKPVLELGSGIYTIECTI, from the coding sequence ATGAAGAATTTCAAAAACATATTATTAGGACTTAGCTTTTTAATCACGTTCATTTCAAATGGGCAAATTCTACCTGTACGTTTAACAACAGAAATGGCCGAAAATCCATTAGCAGTTATCGAGAATCAGCCGAAATTTAGCTGGCAATTGATTTCAAAAGAATCCGATGTATCGCAAGTTGCTTATTTGATTTTAGTAGCTTCATCAGAAGAAAAATTGAACAATGACGATGGAGATATTTGGAACAGCGGAAGAGTTAATACCGACAAAAACCTGCATATTGTTTATAGCGGAAAACCATTAAAAAGCGAAACCAAATATTTCTGGAAAGTTAAGGTTTGGAATCAATTAGGGAAGATTTCAAAATGGAGCAAAACAGCTTCGTTCAGAACCGCTTCGTTAGAATCAGATTTAAATCCGATTTGGATTGGAGCGATTACCAAAGCCGATAGCCATTTGCCAGAAGGAAGAAATTATCACACAGCCACTTTCAACAGAGAAAAAAAGATGTCCTTTATCAATGCTTCCGATTCTTTGGCAAGAAGAAGTATTATGTTGCGTAAACCTTTCGAAGTTGAAAAAGCAGTCAAAGAAGCTGTCGTTTATATTTCAGGTTTAGGACATTACGAATTAACTATCAACGGGAAAAAAGTGGGTAACAGCCAATTTGCTCCTTTGTGGACCGATTACGATAAAACGGTTAATTACAATGTTTACGAATTAAGTGCAAAAGAATTTCAAAAAGGTGATAACGTAATTGGTGTTTTGTTAGGAAACGGAATGTACAATACGCTTGCCGAAAGATATACTAAATTCTTCGTGAGTTTTGGTCCGCCAACTTTATTCTTTAAAATGAAAATCAAATATAATGATGGTTCAGAAGAAATTATAAAATCAGATAGAACTTGGAAATACAGCAAAAGTCCGATTACTTATAACAGTATTTTTGGCGGAGAGGATTACAATGCTAATTTAGAACAAAAAGACTGGAATCGTAAAGGATTCAAAGATAGAGATTGGAAAAAAGTAGTCATTCAAGAAGCGCCAAAAGGTATTTTAAGACCACAGACTGCTCCGCCGGTTACCATTCAGAAACAATACGAAGTTAAAACCGTAAAAGAACTGAAACCAAATTTCTATGTTTTTGATATGGGACAGAATCTTTCAGGATTTCCAACCATCAAAGTAAAAGGAAAAAGAGGACAGACGATTCGTGTTTGGGTGGCCGAAGGTTTAAATGAAGAGGGAACAATAGCGCAGGGGAGATCAGGAAAACCATATTATTACGATTATACTTTAAAAGGGAAAGACGTAGAAGAATGGACGCCAAAATTCAGTTTCTACGGTTATCAATATGTTCAAATTGAAAACATTAATTATAAAGAAGATAAGAATAAAGAATTTCCAACTTTAGTAGATTTAAAATCGAATTTTATTTACAATTCCGCAGGAGAAGCGGGAAGTTTTGCCTGTTCAAATGAGATTTTCAATAAAACGCATGAACTGATTAATAACTCGATCAAAAGCAATTTCCAAAGCGTTTTTACCGACTGTCCGCAACGTGAAAAGTTAGGCTGGCTGGAAGAAATTCAGTTGAATGGTCCGAGTTTAATGTTCAATTATAACTTGCAGACTTTCCTTCCGGCAACGATGCAGAATATTTCTGATTCACAAAGAGAGAACGGTTTAATTCCGACAATTGTTCCTGAATATGTCATTTTTGGAGGCGATTTTACCGATTCTCCAGAATGGGGTGTAACAGGCGTAATTCTGCCTTGGATGTATTATGAATATTACGGAGATGCTTCATTATTAGAGAAATATTTTCCTGTAATGAAAAACTACGTGGATTATTTAGGAACGAAAGCAACAAACCATATCGTTTCGCACGGATTGGGCGATTGGTACGATTACGGAACACATCCTGCGGGATATTCTAAAAATAGTCCGATTGCGCTTTCTGCGACTTCTCATTACTACTATGGCGCTTTTTTAGTTGCAAAAGCATCAAAATTATTAGGTAAAACTGAAGATTTTGAGAAATATAATACGTTGGCTTCTGAGATTAAAACGGCTTTCAATGCGGCATTTTTTAACGAAGAAACCAAACAATACGGAACAAGTAGTCAGTTTAGCAATGCCGTTCCGATATTTATGGATATCGTAGAACCGCAATATAAAGAGGCAGTAATGCAGAATTTACTAGCTGATATCAAAGAAAAAGGCGATCGTTTGACAACGGGAGATGTTGGAAATCGTTACTTATTTCAAACATTGGCAAGAAACGGCGAAAATGAAACCATGTACAGAATGCACAATCATTACGATGCGCCGGGTTATGGTTTTCAGATTAAATTTGGATTGACCACTTTAACGGAACAATGGGATCCGAGAAAAGGAAATTCGTGGAATCATTTTATGTTAGGACAAATTGAAGAATGGTTTTATCAAAGTTTAGCCGGAATTATGTCTGATCCTGAAAAGCCAGGATTCAAACATTTCTTTATTCAGCCAGAAGTGGTTGGCGATATGACTTTCGCGAAAGCGGACTATCAATCGGTTTACGGAAAAATTGCTTCTTCATGGGAAAAGAAAGACGGCAAGTTTATTTTGACCGTTCAAATTCCAGTAAATACGACAGCAACAATAAAATTGCCAGTTGCTAAAAATTCAGAAATAAAAATGGATGGTAAAAGGGTTAGAGCAGGTTTTGATGAAAAAGCTCAAAAGCCTGTTTTAGAATTAGGATCTGGAATTTATACAATAGAATGCACAATATAA
- a CDS encoding sialidase/neuraminidase family protein — translation MITFQNIKTNIITATIILACTAVNAQNDTVRYVGKTLSNIDYHHGQLSPAVGVHATQIMRASREHPEKADGFGWTYNHQPMMAYWNNTFYLHYLSDPSGEHIPPSQTLLMTSKDGVTWTKPEVIFPIYRIPDGWKKEGVEGVAKNLDAIMHQRMGFYTSKDNRLFALAYYGIAMDEKDDPNDGKGIGRVIREIKKDGSFGEIYFIRYNKTWDKSKSKFPFYTASKDKGLKKACEEILSEPLVLQQWVEEADRDDELIPLQKPYKAFSYYHLPNGNVVGLWKHALTSISKDGGKSWDYMPLRALGFVNSNAKIWGQKTSDNRYATLYNPSEYRWPLAISTSDDGLNYKDLLLVHGEVSPMRYGGNYKSAGPQYVRGITEKNGTPPDGKIWVGYSMNKEDIWVASIPVPVTSVVTENVNDVFNNLPDGQELKLWNTYDLSWASTKIEKKVDGKKWLTLRDQDYFDYSRAERVIPFASKMEAVFTVKPEQNNHGLLQVEFQNKQGLPSVRLIFDSDGELKVKNGARLSSVTKYEANKAYTITVKLDAKNRQYTIKVNDGKESTKIFYAPTDGFERIMFRTGEQRHSPDPDTAPDTDDYDDLPQTGKLIPEAVFNIESLITRKL, via the coding sequence ATGATTACTTTCCAAAACATAAAAACCAACATTATCACAGCCACAATTATATTGGCTTGCACCGCTGTAAATGCACAAAACGACACTGTGCGTTATGTTGGAAAAACACTTTCAAACATTGATTACCATCACGGACAATTAAGCCCCGCGGTTGGAGTTCACGCCACGCAAATCATGCGTGCAAGCCGCGAACATCCTGAAAAAGCGGATGGTTTTGGATGGACATACAATCACCAGCCGATGATGGCTTATTGGAATAATACATTTTATTTACATTATTTAAGCGATCCTTCGGGCGAACATATTCCGCCAAGCCAAACTTTATTAATGACTTCTAAAGATGGTGTAACGTGGACAAAACCAGAAGTTATTTTTCCAATTTATAGAATTCCTGACGGATGGAAGAAAGAAGGCGTTGAAGGCGTTGCTAAAAATCTTGATGCAATTATGCACCAAAGAATGGGCTTTTATACCTCAAAAGACAACCGACTTTTTGCGTTAGCGTATTACGGAATTGCAATGGATGAAAAAGATGATCCAAACGATGGAAAAGGAATTGGACGCGTCATTCGTGAAATCAAGAAAGACGGTAGTTTCGGCGAAATCTATTTCATTAGATACAACAAAACTTGGGACAAATCGAAATCGAAATTCCCATTTTATACCGCATCAAAAGATAAAGGTTTGAAAAAGGCTTGTGAAGAAATTTTATCAGAACCATTGGTTTTACAGCAATGGGTGGAAGAAGCCGATCGTGACGATGAATTGATTCCGTTACAAAAACCATATAAAGCGTTTAGTTATTATCATTTACCAAACGGAAATGTAGTGGGTTTATGGAAACATGCTTTAACTTCTATTAGTAAGGATGGAGGAAAATCATGGGATTATATGCCGTTGCGTGCTCTTGGATTTGTAAACAGCAATGCTAAAATCTGGGGACAAAAAACGTCAGACAATCGTTATGCAACGCTTTATAACCCGTCAGAATATCGTTGGCCTTTGGCAATTTCAACAAGTGATGATGGATTAAATTATAAAGATTTATTATTAGTTCATGGAGAAGTTAGTCCGATGCGTTACGGCGGAAACTACAAATCGGCAGGTCCTCAATACGTTCGTGGAATTACAGAGAAAAATGGAACTCCGCCAGACGGAAAAATCTGGGTAGGATACAGTATGAATAAAGAGGATATTTGGGTGGCATCGATTCCCGTTCCTGTAACTTCTGTGGTTACCGAAAATGTAAATGATGTTTTCAATAATCTTCCAGACGGACAAGAATTAAAATTGTGGAATACGTATGACCTTTCTTGGGCATCAACCAAAATCGAAAAGAAAGTCGATGGTAAAAAATGGCTGACGTTAAGAGATCAGGATTATTTTGATTATTCTCGTGCTGAAAGAGTGATTCCTTTCGCATCAAAAATGGAAGCGGTTTTCACCGTAAAACCAGAGCAAAACAATCACGGTTTATTGCAGGTTGAATTCCAAAATAAACAAGGCTTGCCTTCTGTAAGATTGATTTTTGATTCGGATGGAGAATTAAAGGTAAAAAATGGTGCGCGTTTGAGTTCGGTTACAAAATACGAAGCAAACAAAGCATATACAATCACAGTTAAATTAGATGCTAAAAACCGTCAGTACACTATAAAAGTAAACGATGGAAAAGAATCAACAAAGATATTTTATGCGCCAACAGACGGTTTTGAGCGAATTATGTTCCGCACAGGAGAACAGAGACATTCGCCAGATCCGGACACAGCACCGGACACAGACGATTATGACGACCTGCCTCAAACAGGAAAATTAATTCCAGAAGCAGTATTCAATATCGAATCTTTGATAACTAGAAAGTTGTAA